A segment of the Panacibacter ginsenosidivorans genome:
AGGAAGAGATAAAAATAATTTCACCCAAATATAAACATGAGATTTATTTGTAGATGATTATCATTCCAACCCATGAAGTGATTGCGACGCAACAGGCGATGCTATGAAAAACTAAAGCTGGTATCCTAAAAATTATCTTTGTGCCTCCGCGTCTTTGTGTGCAACAAAACATTTTCAATTCCTTTTTGTTTTATTGTAATAATGCAATGCTTATTTCTACTAACTTGGTAAAAATTTTTGTATGCGTACAAGCGGGTGGTGGGTTGTAATATTAGTTATGTTGCTGATAGATCTTTATGTATTTATGGCGATGAGGACTGTGACGCAAAGCAGCGGTGATAAAACGAGAATAACAATCTATAGTATTTACTGGATCATTTCGGCAGCAGGTGTTATTACCATTTTATTATTTCCTTATGTGCAGGCACTTCAAACAAGTATTGTTTTTCGCAATTATATTTTTGCCATACTAGTTGGATTATTTTTTGCTAAAATATTGGCGAGTACATTTTTTTTAATTGATGACCTGCGCCGCGGGGCATTGTGGCTGATGGCAAAACTCTTTCCCAATACCGGCGCAGACTTTGTGCAGCAAAAACCATCTATCAGCCGCTCTGCATTTTTAACGTGGACGGGTATTGCAATTGGCGGTGGCTTATTTAGCTCATTGCTTTACGGGTTTTCGAACAAATACAACTATGGTGTGCGTAAAGTAAAGCTTGCGTTTGGTAATCTGCCGGCGGCTTTCAAAGGTTTGCGCATTGTTCAGGTAAGTGATATACACAGCGGAAGCTTTACAGATAAAGCTGCAGTGGAACGCGGTGTGCAAATGGTGATCGATCAAAAGCCGGATCTTATATTATTTACGGGTGACCTGGTAAATGACCGTGCAGATGAAATGCATGAATATATGGATGTGTTCAATAAATTTTCTGCACCGCTGGGTGTGTACAGCACATTGGGTAATCATGATTATGGTGATTATGTTTCCTGGCCTTCTGATAATGCAAAAAAAGCAAACCTCGAAAGGCTGAAAGAAATTCATGCAGAACTTGGCTGGCGTCTATTGATGAATGAACATGTTGCAATAGAAAAGGATGGTGATGCGATTGCATTGCTTGGAATTGAGAACTGGAGCGCTTTTGGGCGGTTTCCTAAATATGGTAAGATGGATGAAGCCTATCCTGGAAGTGAAAAATATCCATTCAAAATTTTGATGAGTCATGATCCTTCTCATTGGGATGCAGAAGTGCGAACAAAATATCCTGATATAGATATCATGTTAAGCGGCCATACACATGGTATGCAATTCGGTGTAGAAAATCCTTACTTCAAATGGAGCCCTGTGCAATGGTTTTATAAAGAATGGGCTGGTTTATATAAAGAAGGCAAGCAAATGTTGTACGTAAATCGTGGTTATGGGTTTATTGGTTACCCCGGCCGTGTAGGTATTATGCCGGAGATAACAGTGATTGAATTAGCATAATGGTGAATGGATAATGGTAAATAGTCTTTTGTAACGTAATAACCTGCAGCAAACGATAAACGTTAAACTACTTTATCCGCTTCATAGCTTATTCCGGCTTTTGCTCTTATCGCATCCAGTGTTTCGATTAATAACATTGTATCAGCAAAAGACATAACCGGGCTTTCTGTAAGACCACTACGCAGGCAATCACATACATGCCTTATTTGATATTGATAACCCCAGCCCGCTTCTTTTTCAACCGGAATAACTTCTTTGCTGTCGATCCATCCGGGATAATATTCAATAGTTGTATCCGGCGCATAAAAACGATGGGCCAGTCTTATTCTTCCATTGCTGCCATGTATATCTGCTTCTGTTGCTATGTTAGATGCAAAGCTTGAAAACAATTGTGCCAATGCACCATTCCAATATCGGAATGTAACGGCGCATTGCTCATCGATACCTGTTGATGCAGGCGTCATTATTGCTTCAATTTCAGTTGGTTTGCCAAGAATACCCAACGCCATAAACACATTGTAAATGCCAATATCAAGCATAGTACCGCCTGCCAGTGCAGGATCAAAAATTCTTGGAGCTATGGGCTCAGTCGGTTTAAAACCAAATTTTACCAACACACTTTTTACTTCTCCAATCTGTCCAGATGCTACAAGCTCTTTTACTTTTATAAAGTGTGGAAGAAATTTTGTCCATAATGCTTCCATCAAAAAAATATTTTTCTCTTTTGCCAATGCTATCATTGCGGATGCTTCTCTTGCATTAATGGCAAAAGGTTTTTCACACAATACTGCTTTACCATTTTGCAGACAAAGCATCGTGTGCTCGTAATGAAAATTATGAGTGGTAGCAACATAAATTGTGTCAACTTCCGGATTACTTACCAAATCCTCATAGCTTCCATGCAGGTATTTTGCCGGGTAATCTCTGGCAAATACCTGGGCCGTATCAATATTTCTTGAACCAATAGCAATGAGCTCCGCATCTTTCACCAGACGCAGGTCAGACGCAAACTTTTTTGCGATCTTGCCGGCACCAAGAATTCCCCAACGAATATTTTGTGACATATACAAACAATTTAAAGAAAAATATTTTTAATACCAGCTTCAGTAAGAATGGCATCGCCTGTTGCGTCGCAATCACTTTATCGTTCACATCATTACTCAACATTTGATACGGCAAGATCGTTCAATAAATTAGAAATTGCTTGTTATGAAAGTACTGGAGAATGAAATGAAAACAATAAAATTTTTACTGCTAAATCTTTTTTTTATTTTGTAAGCGTATTTATTTGCATGAAACATGTTTTCATTACCGGCGGCACAGGTTATATAGGCAAAAGACTTATCCCGCTTTTGCAGCAGAAAGATTATATGGTTACTGCATTAGTCCGTAATGGCTCTGAAAATAAATTACCTCCTGGGTGTAATATTATTATAGCAAACCCTTTTGAAGCAGCTTCATTTATGAAAGATATTCCTGCTGATGCAACTTTTGTACAATTGCTCGGCGTGCCGCATCCCGGACCAAAGAAGAAAGAACAATTCAAAACAATTGATCTTGCTTCTGCAAAAGCTTCTGCTATTGCAGCATTGCATGCAGGTGTAAAACATTTTGTATATGTAAGTGTTGCACAAACGCCAACAGGTATTATGAAAGATTACCAGCAATGCCGCGCAGAAGGAGAAACAACAATAAGAGCAACAACTATCCCTTCAACATTTATAAGACCATGGTATGTAATTGGTCCCGGGCATTATTGGCCTTTGTTATTTCAACCATTGTTTAAGATACTCGAATGGATTCCTTCCACATCTGCAAAAGCCAAAGCATTGCGTATTGTTTATTTAAATCAAATGTTGAATGCATTGTTGTATGCTGTTGAACATGCGCCTGCAAATGGAGTTGATATAATTGAGATAAGTGATATAAGAAAGATGAATAAAAAATTAATTGATTGATATATTTTTTTTCTCAGCTCGTTTCTCATGATTTAGTGTTTGATTTAATACAATAATTATCTCATCAAAATCATCTCTTGTAGTTAAGTTGTCATGATAAAATCTTAATGTAGTACCTGAAGCGAGTTTTATTTTTAAATTGTAATAGTGAGGATCAAAACCTTTACTTATTTTTTCAATGTCGTTCCATTTTAGATTAATATCTTTTACGTTTGACAAAGCGAATTTTTTTGTCCATACAATACTTATCTGATCTTTACTTATTGTCCATTCTGTTCTTCCTGTTACAAATTTTTGCCAAAGAAAATACATAAGAAAGCCGATTATAGCTGTAAGCGAATAGGAAGCCAAGGGACTTAATCCATCTGGAACAAAAATCCATATAGAAATCATTAGAAGTGCAATTGAAGATAAAAGTAAAATAGCCGCATTTGTCTGAGATACTAATTTAATTTTATAAGTCATGCTATATTAGTTTATTAAAAAGCACGTTGAAAAAGCTAAATATTATTCCGAACGCACAAGTGAGTGACACAACAGGCGATGCCACAAAGTTCAACTGCTTGTTACATAAAATTATTTTTTTGAAAAAATCATATCTGCAAGACGCTTATCTCTTCCATACACATCATCCCTGAAATTTATTTTTCCATCTTTGCTTACCCACGTAGTAAAATACGCAATAAAAACAGGAACTGTTTCTTTAAGGGTTACATATTGCTCCTTACCGCTATTCATTGCTGCAACAATTTTTTCTGTAGTCCATGATGAATCGTGCCTTAACAAATACTCAGCAAATTTTTGTGGCTGTGAAATTCGGATGCAGCCATGACTAAATGCACGATTGGTTTCGCCAAATAAAGATTTGGAAGGTGTATCATGTAAATAAATATCATAGCTGTTGGGAAATAAAAATTTTACAAGCCCAAGTGAATTATTGGGCCCTGGTTTTTGACGGACGGCACCACCATTCCATTCCATATTATGACTGGCAAGGTAATTTGAATTTTTTCTTATGCCCGGGAGCACTTCATTTTTTAAAATGCCCGAAGGTACATTCCAGTAAGGGCTAAACACGATGTATTTTATAGTGCCGTTGAAAATAACAGTTTTATGCGCAGGCTGACCAACAACGACGTTCATGCTAAAAGCAACTGTGTCGTTTTCGTAAACATATAATTTGTAAGCGGGGATATTTACAACCACATAATTTGAAACAAGATTAACAGGAACCCAGCGGCAGCGCTCCATGTTTACAATGATCTGTTGTATTAACTTACTGATTGGAATATTCATCTTTTTAAGAATAGCGGACCCAATAACACCATCTTCTTTTTCTCCATAACGATGTTGAAAATTTTTAACGGCAATTGTAAGTGTAGTATCAAAGATTGCACTGTTATTATCATTTGAAAGATCGCCTGTTACAAACAGAAATTTTCTGATAGTTGCAATTGTTGCAGATGAATCTCCTTGCTTGTATGTTTTCTTATCTGCTTTAATTGTTGGGAAGCCACCCTTGCTCTCTATGTCTTTATATTTTTTTAGTTGTGCTCTTAACAGCGCATACTGCCTGTAAACAGGTGCTGTATCAAGAATGTTTTTTCCTGTTAATAATGAATCAAGCAATTGGTTATAGGAAACAGTTTTTCGTGGCAGGAACCAATCGAGCGATTTCATTCTCTTTGCATCAAGGCCACTCCATACAGTTCTTGCATAAATAAAATATTGAGCGGTAAGCATGAGCTCTGTAAATTCATTTGCAGTATTTGTACTGTCCAGCGCATCATTCTTCATTAAGTCTGTGAAAGCATCCTTATAAGGAATACTATCCGGCAGCCCTTCTTCACTTATATTTTCCATTCGGTTATATAGGTTGGCAGCCTGTTCTATCAAACCATTATTATCGTACCACGCAAAAGCAAAATTTCTTTTGGCGTAAAATGTATCAATATCTTTTTTGTATGATCTTAATTTAGGATAACGTGAAAGAAACGCATCAATAATTTTTTTATCAAATTTCAATGAACGTTGATCACTAAAATTACCCCGGATGGTAATATCATTTTTGGTAGGTTGTGGAATAGTATCAGGCCTCTCAGCTTTATGTTCTTCTGTTTTTCCATCACTGCATGCAGTAAAATGAAAAGAAATAACAGACAGGAAAAACACTATTATAACGTAGGTTGTTATTTTCATTCTCATGTGCCGAAGTTATTAATTACGGGTGTCAAATAAAAAAGGTCTTCCGGCGAAGACCTTAATGAGGTTACTGATATGAAATTGACTTGCGAATATCAGTATGGTATGGTTACTGAATTGCTGTTAATAAGATTGTGGGTCCCTTCTTCTGGAAACTTTTTGTGCAGTTTTCATATTTCGCTGGATATTCCAGAGATCGGCTGCGCTTAATTGCTTGAAATTTGTGTTTACCGCAATTGTTTCTTTAACTTCTGTAACCAATTTGCTTAAATCGTCTGATTCCATAGTAATAATGGAATGGCTCACATTACTGTTCATTGTTTCTAATTTTTAATCTAAAAAATTCTTCCTGGCAAGCGCTGTGGTTAGCAGTAGATCGTTAGGGCTGTTGGCTTAATGACTATAATCAGTTAAAGATGATCAACTTCTGATTTGCGCTGCGAAGATATGCTGCAAATTATTATTAAACAAATATTGTGGTCAACGGTTTGTTAATGTAACAGTGCTTATACATTTTTTGTATGAGCGGAAATTTAAATGATAACGGCCTAATGATGCTATTGCATTTGAATAATTTTTTTAAAAAAATTTATGCTGTTAAAGTAGAATGAAAAATAAACGCAATTTTATCACCGTAAACGGAGACATTATTTTTTAATTAAACCAAAGATTCAAAAGCTATCAATGCATTACTTTAATTTATCGGATAATTGTTTTAACATTTATTACTATTAAGACAAGAATTTAGAAAGCGCAAGAGTGCGACGCAACCAAAGTCTTATACATGTACTACCGTTTGCATTAACAGAAAATATCATAATAAACAGCATATCTTTTAGATTTTAATAACATTTAATACGCTTTTGCACAATAAACATGCTATTTCTGTTGTTTTATTCTAACTTTATATTCCCGATAAAATCAAAAATCGAAAAACCTGGTTTTATGAAAAAATCACTACTACAAATAACTGTATTCTGTATATTGGTTGCCATGTTTGCATCCTGCGCCAGCGCATACGATACACGTAAGTCGAGGACTTGCCCGTCACATGATCCTATGTATTTCAGAAGATAATTTTTCTGTTGTATTTTTGCACATGCTTAACTGGATTTCCCTCACTGAGATAGATGAATTAATACGCATCAAAGAAAAATCGTTTCAAAAACCACAGGTCTTATTTAAACATAGTACCCGCTGTGGTACAAGCAGCCTGGTGCTTAACAGGTTGGAAAGAGCTAAAGAGATTCCTGAGGCTGATTTCTATTTTGTGGATCTCATCCGCTATCGCAATGTTTCAAATAAAATAGCCGACCTATTTAATGTTTACCACGAATCGCCACAGGTACTCCTTATTAAAAATGGAAAGTGTTATTACGAAGAAAGCCACCTTGGTATTGATATGCATGAATTAAATGATCAGATCGCTTTACTAAACTAATACTTAACTTATAATTTTTTTGTGTCCCGGCATTTTTGCTTTGCGCGTCTTCGTTGCGTCGCACACTTGTACATTCTAAATTTTATTGAACAAGCTTACATGATAATGTAAAAGTTTCTGCTGTTTTATAATTAATAAGCTTTAGAAAGAAGATATTTGCATACGTAAGTAGTTATTTTAAATACAGCTGATGTGACAAATGTTACATCTGGTGCAAGTCTGTTAATGCAGCTTTGCATATAATTATGATTACAGCGCTAGGTTATATAGCAGCCATCCTTATTGGTATATCTCTTGGCCTCATCGGTGGGGGCGGGTCAATCTTAACAATCCCGGTTTTAGTCTATCTTTTTGGTGTACAACCATTACTTGCAACCGGGTACTCTTTGTTTATTGTTGGTTCTACAAGTTTGGTAGGCGCAGTAAAGAACTACCGTAAGGGTAATGTAAATATAAAAACCGCACTCACTTTCAGTATTGTTTCAACTATCACCGTTTTAGTAACAAGAAAATTTTTACTGCATATAATCCCCGATAATTTGTTTACAATAATGGGTTATGCAATTACCAAATCTCTTATGACCATGCTGCTTTTTGCAGTGGTAATGATGATAGCTGCAGTTAAAATGATAGTAGGTACGCAGCCAAAGGATTGTCCTGAATGCGCTGAAAAATTTCAACCTGGCAAGATCATTTACAGTGGTTTAGGAATAGGATTACTTACAGGCCTGCTGGGTGCTGGTGGTGGTTTTCTTATTATACCTGCATTGATATTTTTATTTCATCTTTCCGTAAAGCAGGCCATTGGAACCTCATTGCTTATTATAGCAATTAATAACCTTCTTGGCTTTACAGGTGATATTTTCCATACAACTATAAACTGGGGCTTGTTACTGTCCGTTACAGCGCTTGCTGTGGCAGGTATTTTCATTGGTTCCAAACTTGGCGAAAAAATACATGGTGAAAAATTGAAAAAAGGTTTTGGATGGTTTGTATTAATAATGGGTATTTACATAATTATTAAAGAAATTGCAGGTTTATAAACTGCATTACTTATGCAACTGACGTTGATTTTGCAAGATTGCAGCATATATGTTGTATAATTAATATCAAATACCCGTTATTATGAGTTTCATTGAATGGATAAGACAACCCTGGCCATGGTACGTTTCCGGTCCGTTAATAGGTTTAACCGTGCCCATATTATTACTACTGGGCAATAAGAGTTTCGGCATATCTTCTTCTTTGCGGCATATATGCGCTGCCTGTTTTCCGGCAAATATTCCTTTCTTCAAATACAACTGGAAAAAAGAACTATGGAACTTATTTTTCGTGACCGGTATCTTGTTTGGCGCAATCATTGCCTCAAACCTTTTGGGCAATTATCAGCCCATTCAGCTAAATCCAAAACTGGTTTCTGATCTTAATAAATATGGTATTACAGATTACGCAAGGCTTATTCCAACACAACTATTTAACTGGCCTGCATTGCTTACGCTTAAAGGTTTTATCATGATGATCGGTGGAGGGTTTTTAGTGGGCTTTGGTACACGCTATGCCGGTGGTTGTACCTCTGGTCATTCAATTATGGGCTTAAGCAATCTTGAATGGCCTTCATTGATTGCAACAATTTGTTTTATGGCGGGTGGCTTTATTATGTCTAACCTCATTCTTCCATTTATTTTACAATTGTAGTTATGCAAAATATTTTAGATGGTATTGAATTAAAGGAACAGAACACAGATTTTGAAGTGCGTTCACTCGATACTATATGTATTAATGAATCAAACCTGCAACATCCGTGGTGGTATAATCTTAAATATTTGTTCGCAGGTATCTTATTTGGTATACTACTCGTAAAAGCAGAAGTGATTTCCTGGTTTCGCATACAGGAAATGTTTAGGATGCAAAGCTTTCACATGTATGGCGTGATTGGTTCTGCAGTGGTAGTGGGAGCTATCAGCATATGGCTCATCAAAAAGTTCAAGATAAAAACCATTCATGGAGAAGCCATTGAACTGCATTCTAAAAAATTTAATAAAGGGCAAATTATTGGCGGATTGATCTTTGGTTTTGGCTGGGCACTTACAGGCGCATGCCCCGGCCCCTTGTTTGCATTGATAGGTAATGGCGCTACTGTTATTATTGCTGTTTTGTTAAGCGCTGTTGCAGGAACATGGGTGTATGGGTTAATAAGAGATAAATTACCACATTAATTAAATGATCTGTTCTTCTGAAGCCTTTCAGAAAAAAAATAAATTAAAAGGCATAAAAGTGTGCTGCAATTTGCTGCATAAAGAAAAGAAAGTACAAGTGAGTGACACAACCGGAGTACAATAGTAGTAATGCAGACAGGTAAAATATTATTTTATAGTTTACGCCAAAACATTAATCATTTTCGTACATACGTAAGCGGTTATTGAGTTGAATGATCTCTTGTTGCATATCATGCATGCGTTGCAGCAAATGTGTGATGGTTTCTATTCCTTCCAGGTTAATATCCATTTCAGTATTTAAACGCACCATTTTTTCTAACTGGTTCAATTGGTTTTCCGGTATGTATATTTCCTGTTCTGTATAAATGACCTCTATAAGGCCGGCATCTTTCAGTGCATATACAAACGACTGCTCAATATGGTAATGTGTGCAAAACTGCTGCAACGGTATCATGTCTTCTGTTTGCATAAGACGAGTTATTTAAGTTTTGATAATTCGGTGAACAATTCTTTTTGCTTCTCTGTAAGATGTGTTGGCAATTTTACATCGTAGGTTATATAGAGGTCACCGCTTTCGCCTGCTTTCTTGTAAACAGGAACACCTTTACCTTTCAGCTTTATTTTGGTGCCATTCTGTGTTTCAGGATTTACTTTCAGCTTTACTTTTCCTGTTAGTGTATCGAGGATTGTTTCGCCACCCAGTAAAGCTGTGTACAGATCAATCGTAACTGTTGTGTAAAGATCATTACCGGAACGTTTAAAAACAGGATGCGGTGCAATGTTGAAAGTTATATAAAGATCACCGGCGGGGCCATTGTTTACGCCAGGTGCACCATAACCTTTAAGACGAATTACCTGCCCGTTTTCTACGCCTGCAGGAACAGTGATGCGGATATTCTTTCCATTAATGGTAAAGGTTTGCTGGTGTGTGTTGAGTACATCGTTGAGTGAAAGTGTTAGTTCGGCATTATAATCCTGTCCGCGAAATTTTGTTTGACTCTTACGCCCTGACCCACCAAACATAGACTCAAAGAAGCTGGAGAAATCACTGTCTGTATCGCCATAGAATTGTTGCTCATAACCCTGTTGATTGGCACGTTGTGCTTTTTGCTGTTCAAAATGTTCTGCATGCTGCCAGTCTTTACCATACTGGTCGTATTTTTTTCTTTTTTCAGGATCGCTTAAAACTTCATTGGCCTCATTGATCTGCTGAAATTTTTTGTGCGCTTCTTTATCGTTGGGATTAAGGTCAGGATGCAGTTTCCTGGCTAATTTGCGATAGGCTTTCTTGATGTCTTCTGCTGTTGCATTTTTTTCTATACCTAAAATCTTGTAATAATCTATAAATTCCATACCACTAAGCTTTATAGTATAAAGTTA
Coding sequences within it:
- a CDS encoding metallophosphoesterase produces the protein MRTSGWWVVILVMLLIDLYVFMAMRTVTQSSGDKTRITIYSIYWIISAAGVITILLFPYVQALQTSIVFRNYIFAILVGLFFAKILASTFFLIDDLRRGALWLMAKLFPNTGADFVQQKPSISRSAFLTWTGIAIGGGLFSSLLYGFSNKYNYGVRKVKLAFGNLPAAFKGLRIVQVSDIHSGSFTDKAAVERGVQMVIDQKPDLILFTGDLVNDRADEMHEYMDVFNKFSAPLGVYSTLGNHDYGDYVSWPSDNAKKANLERLKEIHAELGWRLLMNEHVAIEKDGDAIALLGIENWSAFGRFPKYGKMDEAYPGSEKYPFKILMSHDPSHWDAEVRTKYPDIDIMLSGHTHGMQFGVENPYFKWSPVQWFYKEWAGLYKEGKQMLYVNRGYGFIGYPGRVGIMPEITVIELA
- a CDS encoding Gfo/Idh/MocA family protein; this encodes MSQNIRWGILGAGKIAKKFASDLRLVKDAELIAIGSRNIDTAQVFARDYPAKYLHGSYEDLVSNPEVDTIYVATTHNFHYEHTMLCLQNGKAVLCEKPFAINAREASAMIALAKEKNIFLMEALWTKFLPHFIKVKELVASGQIGEVKSVLVKFGFKPTEPIAPRIFDPALAGGTMLDIGIYNVFMALGILGKPTEIEAIMTPASTGIDEQCAVTFRYWNGALAQLFSSFASNIATEADIHGSNGRIRLAHRFYAPDTTIEYYPGWIDSKEVIPVEKEAGWGYQYQIRHVCDCLRSGLTESPVMSFADTMLLIETLDAIRAKAGISYEADKVV
- a CDS encoding SDR family oxidoreductase — its product is MKHVFITGGTGYIGKRLIPLLQQKDYMVTALVRNGSENKLPPGCNIIIANPFEAASFMKDIPADATFVQLLGVPHPGPKKKEQFKTIDLASAKASAIAALHAGVKHFVYVSVAQTPTGIMKDYQQCRAEGETTIRATTIPSTFIRPWYVIGPGHYWPLLFQPLFKILEWIPSTSAKAKALRIVYLNQMLNALLYAVEHAPANGVDIIEISDIRKMNKKLID
- a CDS encoding L,D-transpeptidase family protein, with the translated sequence MRMKITTYVIIVFFLSVISFHFTACSDGKTEEHKAERPDTIPQPTKNDITIRGNFSDQRSLKFDKKIIDAFLSRYPKLRSYKKDIDTFYAKRNFAFAWYDNNGLIEQAANLYNRMENISEEGLPDSIPYKDAFTDLMKNDALDSTNTANEFTELMLTAQYFIYARTVWSGLDAKRMKSLDWFLPRKTVSYNQLLDSLLTGKNILDTAPVYRQYALLRAQLKKYKDIESKGGFPTIKADKKTYKQGDSSATIATIRKFLFVTGDLSNDNNSAIFDTTLTIAVKNFQHRYGEKEDGVIGSAILKKMNIPISKLIQQIIVNMERCRWVPVNLVSNYVVVNIPAYKLYVYENDTVAFSMNVVVGQPAHKTVIFNGTIKYIVFSPYWNVPSGILKNEVLPGIRKNSNYLASHNMEWNGGAVRQKPGPNNSLGLVKFLFPNSYDIYLHDTPSKSLFGETNRAFSHGCIRISQPQKFAEYLLRHDSSWTTEKIVAAMNSGKEQYVTLKETVPVFIAYFTTWVSKDGKINFRDDVYGRDKRLADMIFSKK
- the ytxJ gene encoding bacillithiol system redox-active protein YtxJ, with the protein product MLNWISLTEIDELIRIKEKSFQKPQVLFKHSTRCGTSSLVLNRLERAKEIPEADFYFVDLIRYRNVSNKIADLFNVYHESPQVLLIKNGKCYYEESHLGIDMHELNDQIALLN
- a CDS encoding sulfite exporter TauE/SafE family protein, whose product is MITALGYIAAILIGISLGLIGGGGSILTIPVLVYLFGVQPLLATGYSLFIVGSTSLVGAVKNYRKGNVNIKTALTFSIVSTITVLVTRKFLLHIIPDNLFTIMGYAITKSLMTMLLFAVVMMIAAVKMIVGTQPKDCPECAEKFQPGKIIYSGLGIGLLTGLLGAGGGFLIIPALIFLFHLSVKQAIGTSLLIIAINNLLGFTGDIFHTTINWGLLLSVTALAVAGIFIGSKLGEKIHGEKLKKGFGWFVLIMGIYIIIKEIAGL
- a CDS encoding YeeE/YedE family protein gives rise to the protein MSFIEWIRQPWPWYVSGPLIGLTVPILLLLGNKSFGISSSLRHICAACFPANIPFFKYNWKKELWNLFFVTGILFGAIIASNLLGNYQPIQLNPKLVSDLNKYGITDYARLIPTQLFNWPALLTLKGFIMMIGGGFLVGFGTRYAGGCTSGHSIMGLSNLEWPSLIATICFMAGGFIMSNLILPFILQL
- a CDS encoding YeeE/YedE family protein, producing the protein MQNILDGIELKEQNTDFEVRSLDTICINESNLQHPWWYNLKYLFAGILFGILLVKAEVISWFRIQEMFRMQSFHMYGVIGSAVVVGAISIWLIKKFKIKTIHGEAIELHSKKFNKGQIIGGLIFGFGWALTGACPGPLFALIGNGATVIIAVLLSAVAGTWVYGLIRDKLPH
- a CDS encoding chaperone modulator CbpM; translated protein: MQTEDMIPLQQFCTHYHIEQSFVYALKDAGLIEVIYTEQEIYIPENQLNQLEKMVRLNTEMDINLEGIETITHLLQRMHDMQQEIIQLNNRLRMYEND
- a CDS encoding DnaJ C-terminal domain-containing protein, whose protein sequence is MEFIDYYKILGIEKNATAEDIKKAYRKLARKLHPDLNPNDKEAHKKFQQINEANEVLSDPEKRKKYDQYGKDWQHAEHFEQQKAQRANQQGYEQQFYGDTDSDFSSFFESMFGGSGRKSQTKFRGQDYNAELTLSLNDVLNTHQQTFTINGKNIRITVPAGVENGQVIRLKGYGAPGVNNGPAGDLYITFNIAPHPVFKRSGNDLYTTVTIDLYTALLGGETILDTLTGKVKLKVNPETQNGTKIKLKGKGVPVYKKAGESGDLYITYDVKLPTHLTEKQKELFTELSKLK